Proteins encoded by one window of Maridesulfovibrio bastinii DSM 16055:
- a CDS encoding heme exporter protein CcmB, with amino-acid sequence MLKRSFAIAGKDLSLSIGGGQGLTQAILLGLLLIFVFSLSRPAGQLIEPQAASAIFWLASSFGLVLVFNTLFSIEESNEARLGLLSSPVPPHSIWLGKGIAGFGLLLCSQLVFLPATVVFLGQDIKGSFSIFVLALFAADWGLVSLGALLGAISQGQAARESLLSVILFPLLLPILLGAITIMTSVFSGDVSMDQSSWIGVILASDALFSGAGIILFPFVYSGEQ; translated from the coding sequence ATGTTAAAGCGCTCATTCGCCATAGCCGGTAAAGACCTGTCGCTTTCAATCGGTGGAGGGCAGGGCCTTACTCAGGCCATATTGCTTGGCTTGCTGTTGATATTTGTATTCAGTCTTTCAAGACCCGCAGGACAGCTGATTGAACCTCAGGCCGCTTCGGCTATTTTCTGGCTGGCTTCATCCTTCGGACTTGTACTTGTTTTTAATACTCTGTTTTCCATAGAGGAATCCAATGAGGCCAGGCTGGGGCTTTTATCCTCACCTGTTCCGCCTCATTCTATCTGGCTTGGGAAAGGAATTGCAGGATTTGGACTGCTGCTGTGCTCGCAACTGGTATTTTTACCGGCCACAGTTGTTTTTCTCGGACAGGATATAAAGGGATCTTTTTCCATTTTTGTGCTGGCATTGTTTGCCGCAGACTGGGGACTTGTTTCACTGGGAGCCCTTCTTGGAGCTATTTCTCAGGGGCAGGCCGCAAGGGAATCCCTCTTGTCCGTCATTCTTTTTCCGCTTCTTCTGCCAATTCTTCTTGGGGCTATAACCATAATGACTTCGGTTTTTTCCGGAGACGTCTCTATGGATCAGTCTTCGTGGATAGGTGTAATTCTGGCTTCGGATGCTCTCTTTAGCGGTGCCGGAATAATCCTCTTTCCATTTGTATACAGTGGTGAACAATAG
- the ccsA gene encoding cytochrome c biogenesis protein CcsA produces the protein MVVRILAVLSAIALCIGQYMIWMYAPLEMVMGIVQKIFYMHMPLAALAMLSFFVVFAASVAYLLKRNDRFDRMAGAAAELGVVFSGLALITGSIWGRAAWNVWWTWDPRLTTTLIMWFVYAAYLVLRSAPMSGDRRALVCSVLGIVSFVDVPLVFYSARLWRSVHPNVLGAKGGGMEPEMLQTLLCNLIAFALLWLTLLIIRYRQLNHSAKLDSMVVWDDE, from the coding sequence ATGGTTGTCAGAATTCTGGCTGTTTTAAGCGCAATAGCTCTTTGCATTGGTCAATATATGATCTGGATGTATGCGCCATTGGAAATGGTTATGGGTATCGTCCAGAAGATTTTTTATATGCATATGCCTCTTGCTGCACTGGCAATGCTCAGCTTTTTCGTGGTATTTGCCGCAAGTGTTGCTTATCTGCTTAAAAGGAATGACCGTTTTGACCGTATGGCCGGAGCCGCAGCCGAGCTGGGAGTTGTTTTCAGCGGACTTGCTCTTATTACCGGTTCCATCTGGGGACGTGCTGCATGGAATGTCTGGTGGACATGGGACCCGAGACTGACGACCACTCTTATTATGTGGTTCGTATATGCAGCATATTTAGTACTCAGGTCTGCCCCCATGTCAGGAGACAGAAGGGCTTTGGTTTGTTCCGTGCTTGGAATTGTCTCATTTGTCGATGTCCCTCTCGTTTTTTATTCGGCCCGTTTGTGGAGAAGTGTACACCCCAATGTACTTGGTGCAAAAGGAGGTGGCATGGAGCCTGAAATGCTACAGACTCTTTTATGCAATCTCATAGCATTCGCTCTTCTCTGGCTTACGCTTTTAATTATCAGATATCGCCAGTTGAATCATTCGGCAAAGCTTGATTCCATGGTGGTATGGGATGATGAATAA
- a CDS encoding CcmD family protein — MTNQIYLMVANVAVWIGIAGYVAFLGLKSVSIERRINQMEQLENDSEE, encoded by the coding sequence ATGACCAATCAGATATATCTCATGGTAGCGAACGTTGCTGTCTGGATCGGGATTGCAGGATATGTAGCCTTTCTCGGTCTGAAAAGCGTTTCTATAGAACGCAGAATAAACCAGATGGAGCAGCTCGAAAATGACAGTGAAGAATAA
- a CDS encoding tetratricopeptide repeat protein, translated as MTVKNKVKSGGDVPGTKTFSMSSKQKVLVGVLGLALLIMFVSSFYYRMSHPGNRVEFRQQESSGMGGGMSASTGESMKNIRKLMDKLDKNPQDKEVLLNLADSFMMIRSYDRARKFFERALAIDSKNIHALMGLGMCYYQSEDFDKAINSFGKLLEINPNDPMAHYNIGIIQKYYTHDHEKAKVHFNAVISSPDSEEDLKAQAREELKSDDKQ; from the coding sequence ATGACAGTGAAGAATAAAGTAAAATCAGGAGGCGACGTGCCGGGAACAAAAACTTTCAGCATGTCTTCTAAACAGAAGGTTCTTGTCGGAGTTCTCGGACTGGCTTTATTGATTATGTTTGTTTCATCTTTTTATTACCGGATGAGTCATCCCGGAAACAGGGTGGAATTCAGACAGCAGGAATCATCCGGTATGGGTGGCGGCATGTCTGCCTCTACTGGCGAAAGTATGAAAAATATCCGTAAGTTGATGGATAAGTTGGACAAAAATCCTCAGGATAAAGAAGTCCTCCTCAATCTTGCCGACTCTTTTATGATGATAAGATCCTATGACAGAGCCAGAAAGTTTTTTGAACGTGCTCTTGCCATAGATTCTAAGAATATACACGCTCTTATGGGGCTTGGTATGTGCTATTATCAGAGTGAGGATTTTGATAAGGCCATTAATTCTTTTGGAAAATTGCTGGAAATTAATCCCAATGATCCTATGGCCCACTATAATATCGGAATAATACAGAAATATTATACTCACGATCATGAGAAAGCCAAAGTTCATTTCAATGCGGTGATCTCCAGTCCTGATTCAGAGGAAGACCTTAAAGCTCAGGCTCGTGAAGAATTGAAATCTGATGATAAACAATAG
- a CDS encoding branched-chain amino acid ABC transporter substrate-binding protein has protein sequence MKRSLVLLVVVLMFSIGLMGCSQEKKEQTPAKKETAEKTVEKTEAAPAGGEIILGVPGAHSGDLASYGLPTVAAAELVAKSYNDKGGVNGMKVVVAPQDDQCKPELATNAAFKLVSDKVTIVLGHICSGATKAALPIYKEANIVCLSPSATNPPLTQSGDYPNFFRTIASDDAQAALAAKFAMEDLHLKKIAVIHDKGDYGKGFAEFAKKFVEEAKDHEVILFEGITPGAVDYSAVVQKIKSSGADGVIFGGYHPEASKIIMQMRKKTLDIPFISDDGVKAQTFIDTAGAAAEGVYATGPRDITANPLYAVAHQGFLDTHEGKEPGAFYYEAYSGAIALLNAIEKAGSTDYDKIVDALHNNLVETPVGKIKFDSKGDAIGVGFSVYQVHDGQYVEVKK, from the coding sequence ATGAAACGATCTTTAGTATTATTGGTAGTAGTATTGATGTTTTCCATTGGCCTTATGGGCTGCAGTCAGGAAAAGAAAGAGCAGACCCCTGCTAAAAAAGAAACAGCAGAAAAAACAGTAGAAAAAACAGAAGCAGCTCCTGCCGGCGGGGAGATAATTCTCGGCGTTCCCGGCGCTCATAGTGGAGACCTTGCTTCTTACGGACTTCCGACTGTTGCCGCAGCTGAACTTGTTGCAAAAAGTTATAATGACAAGGGTGGAGTTAACGGCATGAAAGTTGTGGTTGCACCTCAGGATGACCAGTGCAAACCTGAGCTTGCCACAAACGCAGCTTTCAAACTTGTTTCTGATAAGGTCACAATTGTTCTTGGCCATATCTGCTCAGGTGCGACAAAAGCAGCATTGCCTATCTACAAAGAAGCCAACATTGTCTGCCTTTCTCCTTCAGCAACTAACCCTCCTCTTACCCAGAGTGGTGACTACCCCAACTTCTTCAGAACCATTGCTTCTGACGATGCTCAGGCAGCACTTGCCGCGAAATTTGCAATGGAAGACCTTCATCTGAAAAAAATCGCCGTTATTCATGATAAAGGTGACTATGGTAAAGGTTTTGCCGAATTCGCCAAAAAATTTGTTGAAGAAGCAAAAGATCACGAAGTCATTCTTTTTGAGGGCATCACTCCCGGCGCAGTTGATTACTCCGCAGTTGTTCAGAAAATTAAATCTTCCGGTGCTGATGGTGTAATCTTTGGTGGATATCATCCCGAAGCTTCCAAGATTATAATGCAGATGCGCAAGAAGACTCTCGATATTCCATTTATCTCTGATGACGGTGTAAAAGCACAGACTTTTATCGACACAGCCGGTGCTGCTGCTGAAGGTGTTTATGCAACAGGACCCCGTGATATTACCGCTAATCCTCTTTATGCTGTAGCACATCAGGGTTTTCTCGATACACATGAAGGTAAAGAGCCCGGTGCATTCTACTACGAAGCATACTCCGGAGCTATCGCTCTGTTGAATGCAATCGAAAAGGCCGGTTCCACCGATTACGATAAAATTGTTGATGCCCTGCACAATAATCTTGTCGAAACTCCTGTTGGAAAGATTAAATTCGATTCAAAGGGTGATGCAATCGGCGTTGGCTTCTCCGTATATCAGGTTCACGACGGCCAGTATGTAGAAGTAAAAAAATAG
- a CDS encoding branched-chain amino acid ABC transporter permease: protein MDYFFELFLSGLTRGSIYALIALGYTMVYGIIELINFAHGEIYMIGAFVGLVVAGVLTSFGFPAFSILILATIAAIVWAASYGYTIEKIAYKPLRNAPRLSPLISAIGMSIFLQNYVMLSQTSEFVSFPKLIPDFKFLKGYEGMIGSTDLLIIIVTAIVMIALNLFIKFTKMGKAMRATAQNRKMAMLVGINVNMVISATFIIGSSLAAIGGVLIASHIGQINFYIGFIAGIKAFTAAVLGGIGSVPGAMLGGLILGWTESFCTGYVSSDYEDVFAFALLVLILIFRPSGLLGKAPTQKV, encoded by the coding sequence ATGGACTACTTTTTCGAGCTTTTCCTTAGCGGCCTGACAAGAGGCAGTATTTATGCACTGATAGCACTCGGTTACACTATGGTTTACGGTATTATCGAGCTGATCAATTTTGCCCATGGTGAAATATATATGATTGGCGCGTTTGTCGGGCTTGTAGTGGCTGGAGTTCTTACCAGTTTTGGCTTTCCTGCATTTTCTATTCTGATTCTGGCAACTATTGCTGCGATTGTGTGGGCAGCTTCGTATGGATATACTATTGAAAAAATAGCTTATAAGCCATTGCGTAACGCTCCGAGATTATCACCGCTCATTTCAGCAATCGGAATGTCTATTTTTCTACAGAACTATGTAATGCTTTCCCAGACTTCAGAATTTGTGTCTTTCCCTAAACTTATTCCGGATTTCAAATTTTTGAAGGGATATGAGGGAATGATAGGTTCAACAGATCTGCTGATAATTATTGTTACTGCAATAGTTATGATTGCCTTGAATCTGTTCATCAAGTTCACAAAAATGGGTAAGGCCATGCGTGCAACTGCCCAGAATAGAAAAATGGCAATGCTGGTTGGAATTAATGTGAACATGGTTATTTCCGCCACTTTTATCATTGGTTCAAGCCTTGCTGCTATTGGTGGAGTGCTTATCGCCTCCCACATAGGACAGATAAATTTTTATATAGGCTTCATTGCCGGAATCAAGGCTTTTACTGCGGCTGTTCTTGGAGGTATCGGTTCAGTTCCCGGTGCCATGCTCGGCGGTCTCATTCTCGGCTGGACCGAAAGTTTCTGTACCGGTTATGTTTCCAGTGACTATGAAGATGTTTTCGCTTTTGCGCTTCTTGTCCTGATTCTTATTTTCAGACCTTCCGGATTGCTTGGTAAGGCACCGACACAAAAAGTGTAA
- a CDS encoding ABC transporter permease subunit, with translation MAAIKKSVIISLWFMFLTLPIMGVYVNSLENTVTWHLDRIGYVGIGVFFFSFVWRFLMQKREQGQKEEEENGEVKLNLISRLAGNRAFYIPFILAVAVFALAFPHIFSMYQTNIMISALVYVVLGLGLNIVVGLAGLLDLGYVAFYAVGAYAYALMNMYWGVSFWAALPIGALLGAFCGILLGFPVLRLRGDYLAIVTLGFGEIIRLVLENWGEFTQGPSGIANIPRPDFFGLASGLTSSILFMYYLMLIMVIVTIFIVNRLKNSRIGRAWQALREDEIACQAMGIDKVKTKLTAFALGATWAGLVGVVFAAKTSFVNPASFTFLESAIILSIVVLGGMGSILGVILGALILILLPEYLRAFSEYRMLVFGATMTLVMVFRPQGLIRDVRRKINIKAVQKALGGSNE, from the coding sequence ATGGCAGCCATAAAAAAATCAGTTATTATTTCTCTATGGTTTATGTTCCTGACTCTTCCCATAATGGGCGTTTATGTGAATAGTCTGGAAAATACTGTTACCTGGCATCTGGATAGAATAGGATATGTAGGTATCGGAGTTTTTTTCTTTTCATTTGTCTGGCGTTTTTTAATGCAAAAGCGCGAGCAGGGGCAAAAAGAGGAAGAAGAGAACGGTGAAGTCAAACTTAATTTGATAAGTAGACTGGCAGGAAATCGGGCGTTTTATATTCCGTTTATACTTGCTGTTGCCGTCTTTGCTCTTGCTTTTCCACACATTTTTTCAATGTACCAGACCAATATCATGATTTCAGCCCTTGTTTATGTTGTTCTGGGGCTGGGGCTTAATATTGTTGTCGGTCTTGCAGGGCTTCTGGACCTTGGATATGTGGCCTTCTATGCGGTGGGTGCTTATGCTTATGCTTTGATGAATATGTATTGGGGTGTAAGTTTCTGGGCAGCACTGCCTATAGGAGCTTTGCTCGGAGCTTTCTGTGGTATCCTTCTTGGTTTCCCTGTTTTGAGGCTTCGTGGAGACTATCTGGCCATCGTAACACTTGGATTCGGGGAAATTATAAGACTCGTTCTTGAGAACTGGGGTGAATTTACTCAGGGCCCCAGCGGAATAGCAAACATTCCCCGTCCTGACTTTTTTGGCCTTGCTTCAGGACTGACCAGTTCCATTCTTTTTATGTACTACCTGATGTTGATCATGGTTATAGTGACAATTTTTATTGTCAACAGATTGAAAAATTCAAGAATAGGGCGAGCATGGCAGGCCTTGCGCGAAGACGAAATAGCATGTCAGGCCATGGGTATTGATAAAGTGAAAACCAAACTTACAGCTTTTGCTCTTGGTGCTACCTGGGCAGGACTTGTAGGTGTTGTTTTTGCTGCCAAGACTTCGTTTGTAAATCCTGCAAGTTTTACATTTCTCGAATCGGCCATTATTTTGTCAATTGTTGTCCTTGGTGGCATGGGGTCTATTCTGGGTGTGATTCTGGGAGCTTTAATTCTGATCCTGCTGCCGGAATATCTCAGGGCTTTTTCCGAATACCGTATGCTTGTTTTCGGTGCGACGATGACCCTTGTAATGGTTTTCAGACCACAGGGGCTTATTCGTGACGTTCGGCGAAAAATTAATATCAAGGCAGTCCAAAAGGCTTTAGGCGGCTCTAATGAATAA
- a CDS encoding ABC transporter ATP-binding protein, which translates to MNKERRTVLDVKKVCMDFGGLRALDDVNLNVMENEIVALIGPNGAGKTTFFNCITGIYNPTEGEVLVEPKAGKIKKVNGMKPNHVTELGMARTFQNIRLFPSMSVLENVMIGCHCRTKATFIGAILRGPRTRREEQKTILKSYDLLKEVGLEQFSDELASNLPYGAQRRLEIARALATDPFLLLLDEPAAGMNPYETAELKELILEIKERHNVSVLLIEHDMKMVMSLSDRIFVLEYGCEIAHGTPREVSENPAVIKAYLGEDEDA; encoded by the coding sequence ATGAATAAAGAAAGACGCACTGTTTTAGACGTTAAAAAAGTATGTATGGATTTCGGTGGGCTGCGGGCTCTCGATGATGTGAATCTTAATGTAATGGAGAATGAAATTGTTGCACTTATTGGCCCTAACGGAGCTGGCAAGACAACATTCTTCAACTGTATAACAGGAATTTACAATCCTACAGAAGGCGAAGTTCTGGTTGAGCCGAAAGCTGGTAAGATCAAGAAAGTTAACGGAATGAAACCAAACCATGTTACTGAACTTGGTATGGCCAGAACGTTTCAGAATATCAGACTTTTTCCTTCAATGAGTGTTTTGGAAAACGTTATGATCGGCTGCCATTGCAGAACCAAGGCCACTTTTATTGGAGCAATTCTGCGTGGTCCCCGTACTAGAAGGGAAGAGCAGAAGACCATTCTCAAAAGCTATGATCTCCTTAAGGAAGTCGGGCTGGAACAGTTTTCGGATGAACTTGCCAGTAATCTTCCGTATGGAGCCCAGCGCAGGCTGGAGATAGCAAGGGCGCTTGCTACGGATCCTTTCCTCCTTCTGCTTGACGAGCCTGCTGCCGGTATGAATCCATATGAGACTGCGGAACTAAAGGAACTCATCCTTGAAATTAAAGAAAGACACAATGTTTCAGTATTGCTCATTGAGCATGATATGAAAATGGTAATGAGCCTTTCTGACAGGATTTTTGTTCTTGAATACGGCTGTGAAATTGCTCATGGAACCCCGCGTGAAGTAAGTGAAAACCCGGCGGTTATTAAAGCTTATCTCGGGGAGGACGAAGATGCTTGA
- a CDS encoding ABC transporter ATP-binding protein: MLELKGINTYYGNIQALRNVDITINVGEIITLIGANGAGKTTTLMSVSGVVPPRSGEILFEGKKLNGCSPEKIVKMGICQVPEGRLIFPELTIMENLDMGAFLREDPAGIKDDIEMVFSLFPILKERRRQEGGTLSGGEQQMLAISRALMARPRLLLLDEPSLGLAPLIIKQIFEIIKKINEENGTTVFLVEQNANLALKTAHRGYVMENGEITLSDTSENLLSNEDVKKAYLGL; this comes from the coding sequence ATGCTTGAGCTTAAAGGTATTAATACATACTACGGAAATATTCAGGCATTGCGTAATGTTGATATTACAATAAATGTCGGTGAAATAATCACCCTTATCGGGGCTAATGGAGCCGGTAAAACAACTACGCTTATGTCCGTGAGTGGTGTTGTTCCACCAAGATCAGGAGAGATTCTTTTTGAAGGAAAGAAGCTCAATGGTTGCAGTCCTGAGAAAATAGTAAAAATGGGAATATGTCAGGTTCCGGAAGGGCGCCTTATTTTTCCTGAACTAACTATTATGGAAAACCTTGATATGGGGGCTTTTCTGCGGGAGGATCCGGCAGGAATAAAAGACGATATTGAGATGGTTTTTTCTCTTTTTCCGATTCTTAAAGAACGCCGCAGGCAGGAGGGCGGAACTCTTTCAGGAGGTGAGCAGCAGATGCTCGCAATCTCAAGAGCTTTGATGGCCAGACCACGTTTACTTCTGCTTGATGAGCCTTCTCTTGGTCTTGCTCCACTTATTATTAAGCAGATATTTGAAATAATAAAAAAAATTAACGAAGAAAACGGTACAACTGTTTTTCTGGTTGAGCAAAATGCAAACTTGGCTTTGAAGACTGCTCATCGAGGGTATGTTATGGAAAATGGGGAGATTACGCTTTCTGATACAAGCGAAAATCTTCTGAGTAATGAAGATGTAAAAAAAGCTTATCTAGGACTTTAG
- the guaB gene encoding IMP dehydrogenase produces MEKVVCQALTFDDVLLLPAYSEVLPDKVDVSTKLTEEITLKIPLLSAAMDTVTESGMAVSMARHGGAGVIHKNMSVRDQVREVQRVKKSESGMVTDPIVVHPEDTVGKALNLMSEFKISGFPVVKGEHLVGIITNRDVRFVTDVNTPVSEVMTSRNLVTVSEGISTDEAKRHLHQNRIEKLLVVDDENRLVGLITIKDIDKVKKYPQAAKDSYGRLRCGAAIGVGHDMMERSTALLGAGADFLVLDSAHGHSKGILDSIKELRSCFPDAQIIGGNIATYDGAQALIDAGVNAVKVGIGPGSICTTRVVAGVGVPQVTAIMEATRACHEQGIGVIADGGIKFSGDVVKALVAGADTVMMGSMFAGTDESPGETVLYQGRSYKLYRGMGSIDAMKQGSSDRYFQKKTNKLVPEGIVGRVPYKGPVSESIYQMIGGLRSGMGYVGCGTIKELQDKAQFSQMSPAGLKESHVHDVIITKEAPNYRVDSY; encoded by the coding sequence ATGGAAAAGGTAGTTTGTCAGGCTCTTACTTTTGACGATGTACTACTGCTGCCTGCTTATTCGGAAGTTCTTCCGGATAAAGTTGATGTGTCTACTAAATTGACCGAAGAAATTACTCTTAAAATTCCTTTGTTGAGCGCAGCTATGGATACCGTAACAGAGTCGGGTATGGCTGTCTCAATGGCCCGTCATGGCGGTGCCGGCGTTATTCACAAAAATATGAGCGTTCGTGATCAGGTCCGCGAAGTTCAGAGAGTGAAAAAATCTGAAAGCGGAATGGTCACCGATCCTATCGTTGTTCATCCTGAAGATACTGTCGGAAAAGCCCTTAATCTGATGTCGGAGTTCAAAATTTCCGGTTTTCCGGTTGTAAAGGGTGAACATCTTGTCGGAATTATTACAAACCGCGATGTTCGTTTCGTCACCGATGTCAACACTCCTGTTTCAGAAGTAATGACCAGCCGCAATCTTGTTACTGTTTCTGAAGGAATTTCCACAGATGAAGCAAAGCGTCATCTGCATCAGAACAGGATTGAAAAACTGCTGGTTGTTGATGATGAGAACAGACTCGTAGGACTGATCACAATCAAGGATATTGATAAAGTAAAAAAATATCCTCAGGCTGCAAAAGATTCTTACGGCAGATTGCGTTGCGGAGCAGCCATCGGCGTAGGGCACGATATGATGGAGCGTTCTACTGCTCTTCTCGGAGCCGGAGCTGATTTTCTTGTTCTTGATTCTGCTCATGGCCACTCAAAAGGAATCCTCGATTCCATAAAAGAATTGCGCTCATGTTTCCCTGATGCCCAGATTATTGGTGGTAATATTGCCACCTATGATGGCGCTCAGGCCCTTATTGATGCCGGTGTTAATGCTGTTAAGGTCGGTATCGGACCCGGTTCAATATGCACAACCAGAGTTGTTGCCGGAGTTGGTGTTCCTCAGGTTACTGCTATTATGGAAGCAACCCGTGCATGCCATGAGCAGGGAATCGGAGTTATTGCCGATGGTGGAATTAAATTCTCCGGAGATGTAGTAAAAGCTCTGGTTGCCGGTGCTGATACGGTTATGATGGGCTCCATGTTCGCCGGAACTGATGAAAGTCCGGGAGAAACAGTTCTCTATCAGGGTCGCAGCTACAAACTTTACCGTGGAATGGGATCTATTGATGCCATGAAGCAGGGCAGTTCTGATCGTTATTTCCAGAAAAAGACCAATAAGCTTGTTCCTGAAGGTATTGTCGGTCGTGTTCCTTACAAGGGACCTGTTTCCGAAAGTATTTATCAGATGATTGGTGGTCTTCGCTCAGGTATGGGTTATGTTGGTTGCGGTACAATCAAGGAACTTCAGGATAAAGCCCAGTTCTCCCAGATGTCTCCCGCAGGACTCAAAGAAAGCCATGTCCATGACGTAATTATAACTAAGGAAGCTCCTAACTATAGAGTTGATTCCTACTAA
- the guaA gene encoding glutamine-hydrolyzing GMP synthase: MQHNNSVVILDFGSQFTQLIARRIREAGVYSEIHPCTTDPEVIKKINPGALILSGGPASVLAEDSPSLDPAFLDMDIPILGICYGMQLLTHILGGNVIAAEDREYGRAEFRATGDCPLWQGIEGMENNTVWMSHGDRVKSIPEGFIACGETDSIEFAAMANDERGIYALQFHPEVAHTENGTMMISNFLFKIAKLESTWSMSSFVDNCIKEMREKIGDNKVVLGLSGGIDSTVVAVLLNKAIGKNLHCIFVDNGLLRMNERQEVIGFLEENFDLNVKCVDATDLFMDKLNGIEDPEKKRKIIGYTFIDVFNEEAKSLEDVKYLGQGTLYPDVIESVSFKGPSAVIKSHHNVGGLPEEMDLELVEPLRELFKDEVRKVAYELGLPEHIIWRHPFPGPGLAIRILGEITDERLEILRKADKIVQNELMASGWYSKVWQGFAVLLPLKTVGVMGDGRTYEHVIALRIVDSIDAMTADWSRIPPEILAKMSNRIINEVRGVNRVVLDISSKPPSTIEWE; this comes from the coding sequence ATGCAGCATAACAATTCAGTAGTAATTCTGGATTTTGGATCACAGTTCACACAGCTTATTGCACGCAGAATACGTGAGGCTGGTGTATATTCCGAAATTCATCCATGCACTACCGATCCGGAAGTAATTAAAAAAATTAATCCGGGAGCACTGATCCTTTCAGGCGGACCTGCTTCAGTTTTGGCTGAAGATTCTCCGTCTCTTGATCCTGCGTTTCTTGATATGGATATACCCATTCTGGGAATCTGCTATGGAATGCAGCTCCTGACTCATATCCTCGGCGGTAATGTTATTGCTGCTGAAGACCGTGAATATGGCCGGGCTGAGTTCCGCGCTACCGGAGATTGCCCGCTTTGGCAGGGTATCGAAGGAATGGAGAATAATACTGTCTGGATGAGTCATGGTGATCGCGTAAAGTCAATACCTGAAGGTTTTATCGCATGTGGTGAAACTGACAGTATCGAGTTTGCCGCAATGGCTAATGATGAGCGCGGAATATACGCTCTCCAGTTCCATCCTGAAGTTGCCCATACTGAAAATGGAACAATGATGATTTCCAATTTCCTTTTCAAGATTGCCAAACTTGAGTCGACATGGTCCATGTCCTCTTTTGTTGACAATTGCATTAAGGAAATGCGCGAAAAGATTGGTGACAATAAGGTTGTTCTCGGCCTTTCCGGTGGAATTGATTCCACTGTTGTTGCTGTTCTGCTCAATAAAGCAATCGGTAAAAATCTGCATTGCATCTTCGTTGATAACGGCCTGCTGCGCATGAACGAGCGTCAGGAAGTTATCGGTTTTCTTGAAGAAAACTTTGATCTTAATGTTAAATGTGTTGATGCTACCGACCTTTTTATGGATAAACTCAATGGCATTGAAGACCCTGAAAAGAAACGTAAGATAATCGGTTATACTTTTATCGATGTTTTCAATGAAGAGGCTAAAAGCCTTGAGGATGTGAAATACCTCGGTCAGGGAACTCTCTATCCTGATGTTATTGAATCCGTATCTTTTAAAGGTCCCTCAGCCGTTATTAAATCTCATCATAATGTCGGCGGTCTTCCTGAGGAAATGGATCTTGAACTTGTTGAGCCTCTGCGCGAGCTTTTTAAAGATGAAGTTCGCAAGGTTGCTTATGAACTTGGTCTTCCCGAGCATATCATCTGGAGACATCCTTTCCCCGGACCGGGCCTCGCGATCAGAATTCTTGGCGAGATTACTGATGAACGCCTCGAAATTCTTCGCAAAGCTGACAAGATTGTCCAAAATGAACTTATGGCTTCCGGTTGGTACAGCAAAGTATGGCAGGGATTTGCCGTATTGCTGCCATTAAAGACCGTAGGTGTAATGGGTGATGGAAGAACTTACGAACACGTTATTGCTCTTAGAATTGTAGACAGCATTGATGCGATGACAGCAGACTGGTCCAGAATTCCTCCTGAAATTCTGGCTAAGATGTCAAACCGGATTATCAATGAGGTCAGAGGAGTGAATAGAGTTGTTCTCGATATCTCTTCAAAGCCACCGAGCACAATCGAATGGGAATAA
- the tatB gene encoding Sec-independent protein translocase protein TatB, whose translation MFGIGSTELIIILVVALIVIGPQKLPDLMRTLGKGLSEFRNMSNDVKRTLDQEIATADEDRRKQEVAAMEEKRRKEEQELAAKKSETLEEETASETSTEASTEEAEKKSVKVEEPVAEKVAETESKAAEGSVDDSAKSEGDKA comes from the coding sequence ATGTTCGGTATCGGATCAACTGAGCTTATCATAATTTTGGTGGTTGCCCTGATAGTAATTGGACCTCAGAAACTTCCTGACCTTATGCGCACTCTGGGTAAGGGACTTTCTGAATTCAGGAATATGTCCAACGATGTAAAACGTACTCTTGATCAGGAAATTGCTACTGCTGACGAAGATCGTCGCAAGCAGGAAGTTGCTGCCATGGAGGAAAAAAGACGTAAGGAAGAGCAGGAGCTGGCTGCCAAAAAAAGTGAAACTCTTGAAGAAGAGACTGCCTCTGAAACATCCACTGAAGCTTCAACAGAAGAAGCTGAAAAGAAGTCCGTTAAAGTGGAGGAACCTGTTGCTGAAAAGGTAGCAGAGACTGAGAGTAAAGCCGCTGAGGGTTCTGTAGATGATTCTGCAAAGTCAGAAGGGGATAAAGCATGA